The Methanomethylovorans hollandica DSM 15978 genome includes a region encoding these proteins:
- a CDS encoding clostripain-related cysteine peptidase, with translation MSNDSNQGKKPVIRAQRRRPAQSDNENRERAESPRREKREQQSGFKSSTSGTGNTGSGGSGGPAGLPFKFSKRTLLIIAVLIVLSIFLKGGSDIDQGNNLESVPTDAPQGVLPAVTESSSKPFIAPPRQAGAEEQTWLVMLYMDADDKVLEHDIYVDLNEAEKIGSSDRVQIVAQVDRFSAGYSGDGDWSTTKRFYVQQDDDLTRVGSTLVKDMGEVDMSDRDTLIDFVTWAVQNYPADKHVLILSDHGMGWPGGWSDPVPATPTDSSTPLSSALGNMMYLNNIDDALQTIRERTGLEKIEVIGMDACLMGQAEVLAALAPHANYAVVSEETEPALGWAYASFLQSLEKDPGMTGAELGNMIVDSYIHQDQRIVDDQARAELMRQGSPMGGLLGRGSVPSSSQVASKMSKDITLTVVELESVPELMQSINDLSFALQTADQKEVARARNYAQSFTSVFGQQVPASYIDLGSFVQLLKQTDAGVNAEADKVLAAIQQAVVAEKHGTGKPGATGISIYFPNSQLYQSPMAGPQSYTIIANRFARYSTWDDFLTFHYTGKKFDAAAQQATLPEPGASVKAPGAGEIKLTPIQLSDTVASPGKPVVLSTDISGSNLGYAFIFAGYHDLQSNSIFIADTDYLDSGQTREVNGIYYPVWPEGEFTLEFEWEPLMFAVSNGTDSVTALLTPMDFGATSEEATYAVDGIYTFASGEALTARLYFSDGLLRQVFTFTGNSTAGAPREVYPQTGDSFTVLEQWLDLDAQGKVIQQATEVGETLIFSDQMFSYKEQDAAVGEYIVGLIAEDLDGKRTNMYTTVNVE, from the coding sequence ATGAGCAATGATTCTAATCAGGGAAAGAAACCGGTCATCCGGGCTCAGAGAAGAAGACCAGCGCAATCAGATAATGAAAATAGAGAGCGTGCCGAGTCTCCAAGAAGAGAGAAGAGAGAACAGCAGAGTGGATTCAAGTCATCCACATCCGGGACCGGAAACACCGGGTCTGGAGGTAGCGGCGGCCCAGCTGGCCTGCCTTTCAAATTTTCGAAAAGAACCTTGCTTATCATTGCCGTGCTGATCGTGCTTTCTATTTTTTTAAAAGGTGGAAGTGATATCGATCAGGGTAACAACTTAGAGTCTGTGCCGACCGATGCACCTCAGGGCGTCCTTCCCGCAGTTACAGAATCTTCTTCAAAGCCTTTTATAGCCCCACCAAGACAGGCTGGTGCCGAGGAACAGACCTGGCTGGTCATGCTATATATGGATGCTGACGATAAGGTACTGGAGCATGACATTTACGTCGACCTCAACGAGGCTGAAAAGATAGGATCGAGTGACAGAGTGCAAATAGTGGCACAGGTAGACCGTTTCTCTGCCGGTTATAGTGGGGATGGGGACTGGAGTACCACAAAGCGGTTCTATGTGCAGCAGGATGACGACCTGACGAGAGTGGGATCAACTCTTGTTAAGGACATGGGAGAAGTGGATATGTCTGACAGGGACACACTGATAGATTTTGTTACATGGGCTGTGCAGAACTATCCAGCCGACAAGCATGTGCTGATCCTCTCCGACCATGGCATGGGCTGGCCAGGAGGATGGAGCGATCCAGTGCCAGCTACCCCGACAGACAGCAGCACACCCCTCTCCTCTGCACTAGGCAATATGATGTATCTGAATAACATAGATGATGCGTTGCAGACAATCCGTGAACGCACCGGACTGGAAAAGATAGAGGTTATCGGCATGGATGCCTGTCTGATGGGGCAAGCAGAGGTGCTTGCTGCACTTGCACCGCATGCCAATTATGCCGTCGTTTCAGAAGAGACCGAACCGGCACTGGGATGGGCCTACGCAAGCTTTCTGCAATCATTAGAAAAGGATCCGGGCATGACCGGTGCAGAGCTTGGGAATATGATCGTGGACAGCTACATACATCAGGACCAACGGATAGTCGATGACCAGGCAAGGGCAGAGCTTATGAGGCAGGGATCACCTATGGGAGGCTTGCTTGGACGTGGCTCTGTTCCCAGTTCCAGCCAGGTCGCCAGCAAGATGAGCAAAGACATCACTCTTACCGTGGTGGAACTGGAGTCAGTCCCTGAACTCATGCAGAGCATCAACGACCTCTCCTTTGCTCTTCAGACGGCAGATCAGAAAGAAGTGGCTAGGGCACGAAACTATGCTCAGTCATTCACATCCGTTTTTGGTCAGCAGGTGCCAGCCTCTTACATTGATCTGGGCAGCTTTGTACAGCTTCTGAAGCAAACTGATGCGGGTGTGAATGCAGAGGCTGATAAGGTGCTGGCTGCTATCCAGCAAGCGGTAGTAGCCGAGAAGCACGGGACTGGCAAACCAGGCGCTACCGGCATATCGATCTACTTCCCCAATTCACAGCTTTATCAGTCTCCTATGGCAGGTCCTCAGTCCTATACCATTATAGCCAACCGCTTTGCGAGATATTCGACGTGGGATGATTTCCTTACATTCCACTACACCGGAAAAAAATTTGATGCGGCTGCCCAACAGGCAACATTGCCAGAACCAGGAGCCAGCGTGAAAGCACCCGGGGCCGGGGAAATAAAACTCACACCTATCCAACTCTCAGATACGGTGGCTTCTCCTGGGAAACCGGTGGTACTCAGCACGGATATCAGTGGCAGCAATCTGGGCTATGCCTTCATCTTTGCAGGATATCACGATTTGCAGTCCAACTCGATCTTCATAGCGGATACGGACTATCTTGACAGCGGCCAGACACGTGAAGTTAATGGTATCTACTATCCTGTATGGCCTGAAGGGGAGTTCACCCTAGAATTTGAGTGGGAACCACTGATGTTTGCCGTCAGCAATGGAACTGATTCGGTAACGGCGCTTCTCACACCAATGGACTTTGGCGCTACATCCGAGGAGGCAACATATGCTGTCGATGGCATTTACACCTTTGCAAGCGGAGAAGCGCTCACTGCACGTCTGTATTTTAGCGATGGCTTGCTAAGACAGGTGTTCACCTTTACAGGAAATAGCACTGCAGGAGCTCCCCGAGAGGTCTACCCGCAGACAGGCGATAGCTTCACGGTACTGGAACAATGGCTTGACCTCGATGCGCAGGGAAAAGTGATACAACAAGCTACAGAGGTAGGAGAAACACTCATCTTCAGCGATCAGATGTTCAGTTACAAGGAACAGGATGCTGCTGTGGGTGAATACATAGTTGGCCTGATAGCCGAGGACCTAGATGGGAAACGGACAAACATGTACACAACTGTAAATGTGGAGTAA